One window of the Sebastes umbrosus isolate fSebUmb1 chromosome 1, fSebUmb1.pri, whole genome shotgun sequence genome contains the following:
- the dgkab gene encoding diacylglycerol kinase, alpha b isoform X3 — protein MMRAADYLGWDVTELRPVLQDMMTAIDVDDSGTVTLDEWVKGGMNNIPLLVLLGLKMTERDGQHIWRMKHFNKPTYCSVCQSMLLGLGKQGLCCTCCKYTVHNQCANKNPEPCARTFVNTKKEIGVPAHDWIRADCKSTKCQVCHKKIKTSAGRHCVWCQEMRHDECILGGLSTCECGPLRDHILPPWAIHAVSKEEDTSLLNVTPDGHILQIVSLPDIHPLLVFVNPKSGGKQGERVLRKFQGLLNPRQVYNLCNGGPAPGLHLFRNLHNYRILVCGGDGTVGWLLDAIDKADLQVHPPIAVLPLGTGNDLARCLRWGGGYDGSDLREILKEIEGGELVPMDRWSIQVIPDDPQEAGDPVPYEIINNYFSVGVDASIAHRFHSMREKHPQRFNSRMKNKLWYFEFATSETISASCKRLKDCLMIECWGKSVDLGNASLEGIAVLNIPSMHGGSNLWGESKKSDDVPEVEPSEVITDPELLKTISQDMSDKRLEVVGLEGAIEMGQIYTGLKSAGHRLAQSSQITIRTIKALPMQIDGEPWMQPPCTIHISHKNQANMMMAAPTKPTGFFHLK, from the exons ATGATGCGAGCGGCTGATTACCTGGGCTGGGACGTGACTGAACTCAGACCA GTGCTCCAAGACATGATGACAGCGATCGATGTGGATGACAGTGGGACTGTCACTCTGGATGAATGGGTGAAGGGAGGCATGAACAACATACCTTTATTGGTTCTGCTTGGACTGAAG ATGACAGAGAGGGATGGACAGCACATTTGGAGGATGAAGCACTTTAACAAGCCGACGTACTGCAGCGTGTGTCAGAGCATGCTGCTCGGCCTCGGCAAGCAGGGACTCTGCTGCACCT GTTGCAAGTACACCGTCCACAATCAGTGTGCCAACAAGAATCCCGAACCCTGCGCTCGAACCTTTGTCAATACTAAAAAGGAGATTGGT GTACCAGCTCACGACTGGATCAGAGCTGACTGTAAGTCCACCAAGTGTCAGGTCTGCCACAAGAAGATCAAGACTTCAGCGGGGAGGCATTGTGTGTGGTGCCAGGAGATg CGTCACGATGAGTGTATTTTGGGTGGCTTATCGACCTGTGAGTGTGGGCCACTAAGAGATCATATACTGCCTCCGTGGGCCATACACGCCGTCTCTAAG GAGGAGGACACCAGCTTGTTAAACGTCACCCCTGATGGCCACATCCTGCAG ATTGTTTCGCTTCCAGACATCCACCCTCTGCTGGTGTTTGTGAACCCAAAAAGTGGAGGGAAGCAGGGTGAACG AGTGCTCAGGAAGTTTCAGGGCCTGCTGAACCCACGTCAAGTGTACAACCTTTGCAACGGCGGTCCTGCACCAGG actaCACCTCTTCCGTAACCTGCATAACTACAGGATCTTGGTGTGTGGAGGAGATGGCACCGTCGGGTGGCTCCTGGACGCTATAG ACAAAGCAGATCTGCAGGTGCATCCTCCAATAGCTGTGCTGCCTCTGGGCACCGGGAATGACCTGGCTCGCTGCCTACGCTGGGGAGGAG GCTACGATGGGTCAGACTTGAGAGAGATCCTGAAGGAGATCGAAGGTGGCGAGTTGGTTCCCATGGACCGCTGGAGCATCCAGGTGATACCAGACGACCCCCAAGAGGCAGGAGACCCGGTGCCCTACGAGATCATTAACAACTACTTCTCTGTTGGAGTG GATGCCTCTATCGCTCATCGTTTCCACTCCATGAGAGAGAAACATCCCCAGAGATTCAACAGCAG GATGAAGAACAAACTTTGGTATTTTGAGTTTGCCACTTCTGAGACCATCTCTGCGTCTTGCAAGAGGCTGAAGGACTGTCTCATGATCGAG TGCTGGGGGAAGTCTGTGGATCTGGGCAACGCGTCTCTGGAGGGCATAGCTGTCCTCAACATACCCAGCATGCACGGAGGCTCCAACCTCTGGGGCGAGTCCAAGAAGTCGGATGACGTGCCAGAAGTGGAGCCCAGTGAGGTTATCACTGACCCTGAACTTCTTAAAACAATCTCTCAAG ATATGAGTGATAAGCGCTTGGAGGTGGTGGGGCTGGAAGGAGCCATAGAGATGGGACAGATCTACACGGGACTGAAGAGCGCCGGGCACAGACTGGCACAGTCTTCCCAGATTACCATCAG GACAATCAAAGCCCTGCCCATGCAAATCGATGGGGAGCCCTGGATGCAGCCTCCGTGTACT ATCCACATTTCTCACAAGAACCAAGCTAACATGATGATGgctgcaccaacaaaaccaaccGGCTTCTTTCACCTCAAATAG
- the LOC119493016 gene encoding probable nuclear hormone receptor HR38 — protein sequence MPCVQAQYASLPHDNYFSSEFLNPDLSAKLMMDISGQKDQLSTSSLPSINTLVGNGYAGEFDAYSCKITTSPPASTVSFGHAGVAESSCPQMQGQAFKLDDLQVYGCYPGSFALSCLDETLSSCGSDYYGSPVYAAASPPTSGFQAQSASVWDSPFSPYPSTPQSSVADKAAMAQQLSFFTFSSPEQHSPPGQHQDAQQGHDDHFFLPPQQQHVSPLHCPPMSLDHGALESPRIVEGAMTSPSTHNMGSSEGRCAVCGDNASCQHYGVRTCEGCKGFFKRTVQKNAKYVCLANKDCPVDKRRRNRCQFCRFQKCLVVGMVKEVVRTDSLKGRRGRLPSKPKTVAEASSTTPSVNIIASLVRAHLDSNPTIGKLDYSKYQETVDNLKEKEDAGDIQQFYDLLTGSLDVIRNWAETIPGFTDFCSEDQELLLESAFVELFILRLAYRSNPEKNKLVFCNGLVLHRLQCVRSFGDWIDSIMDFSQSLHRMNLDVSLFACLAALVIITDRHGLKEPKRVEDFQSHLITCLREHVSGNGSEPSRTQPNYLSRLLGKLPELRTLCTQGLQRIFYLKLEDLVPPPPIVEKIFMDTLPF from the exons ATGCCCTGTGTACAAGCCCAGTATGCATCCCTGCCCCATGACAACTACTTCAGCTCTGAGTTCTTGAATCCTGACCTCAGTGCCAAGCTGATGATGGACATCAGTGGCCAAAAGGACCAGCTGTCTACGTCTTCGTTGCCCAGCATCAATACCTTGGTGGGAAATGGCTATGCGGGGGAGTTTGATGCTTATTCCTGCAAGATtaccacctcccctcccgcctctACGGTTTCCTTCGGCCACGCCGGGGTAGCTGAGAGTTCCTGCCCTCAGATGCAGGGCCAAGCCTTCAAGCTGGATGATCTCCAGGTGTACGGCTGCTACCCAGGTTCCTTTGCGCTGAGCTGCCTTGATGAGACGCTATCGTCATGTGGTTCCGACTACTATGGCAGCCCGGTTTATGCCGCCGCTTCCCCTCCGACATCGGGCTTTCAGGCCCAGTCTGCATCTGTGTGGGATTCCCCTTTCAGCCCCTACCCCTCAACGCCACAGTCCTCTGTGGCCGATAAGGCCGCCATGGCCCAGCAGCTCTCCTTCTTCACCTTCAGCTCTCCAGAGCAGCACTCTCCCCCGGGGCAGCATCAGGATGCTCAGCAAGGCCATGACGACCATTTCTTCCTgcctcctcagcagcagcatgtcTCTCCACTTCATTGTCCCCCCATGTCCCTCGATCATGGAGCCCTGGAAAGCCCCAGGATAGTGGAGGGGGCCATGACCTCTCCTTCAACCCACAACATGGGATCCAGTGAAGGCCGCTGTGCAGTTTGTGGTGACAACGCATCCTGTCAGCACTATGGAGTCCGCACCTGTGAGGGCTGCAAAGGTTTCTTCAAG CGAACTGTACAGAAAAATGCAAAGTATGTGTGCCTCGCCAATAAAGACTGTCCTGTGgacaagaggaggagaaaccGCTGCCAGTTCTGCCGTTTCCAGAAATGTCTCGTTGTGGGAATGGTCAAAGAAG TTGTTCGCACAGATAGCCTCAAAGGTCGCCGGGGTCGTCTGCCCTCCAAACCGAAGACTGTGGCCGAGGCTTCATCCACGACCCCCAGTGTCAACATCATAGCCTCTCTAGTCAGGGCCCATTTAGACTCGAACCCAACCATCGGAAAGCTCGACTACTCCAAG taCCAGGAGACAGTGGACAACCTGAAGGAAAAGGAGGACGCTGGTGATATTCAGCAGTTTTATGACTTGCTGACTGGTTCTCTGGATGTAATAAGAAACTGGGCTGAAACCATCCCGGGATTCACAGATTTCTGCTCAGAGGACCAGGAGCTGCTCCTTGAATCAGCCTTCGTTGAGCTCTTCATTCTGCGACTCGCATACAG GTCAAATCCTGAGAAGAACAAGCTGGTCTTCTGCAACGGTTTGGTCCTCCACCGACTGCAGTGCGTTCGCAGTTTTGGCGATTGGATTGACTCCATCATGGATTTCTCCCAGAGCCTTCACCGCATGAACTTAGACGTGTCCTTGTTTGCCTGCCTCGCAGCGTTAGTTATCATCACCG ATCGCCATGGCCTCAAAGAGCCCAAACGAGTTGAGGACTTTCAGAGTCATCTCATCACTTGTTTAAGGGAACACGTGAGCGGAAACGGATCAGAACCGAGCCGTACCCAGCCCAACTATCTTTCTCGTCTTCTGGGCAAACTCCCCGAACTGAGGACTCTCTGCACACAGGGCCTGCAGCGCATCTTCTACCTGAAACTAGAGGACCTCGTGCCCCCGCCACCGATAGTGGAGAAAATCTTCATGGATACTCTGCCgttctga
- the zgc:113184 gene encoding uncharacterized protein zgc:113184, whose product MEEAYSELYQQFLRLRSLCLRQAALLHQLTTALQKQQGGFVPNGELSDMMSIPVQCSQELPVYLRETPQPLTVAALNPAAQRDVDRLPRNMGTFYDLLTEDISKLCVDVPRQGKEDGKMLEHPVAPLLSLDVMRWQGVSSNVSNNPGGADHRCGDRTMHTVGMTATDCHSPVGDPLSQPGGMLMSDVALQSHVCEFCQAIFPGDSTTRGEFLRHLYTHVT is encoded by the exons ATGGAGGAAGCGTACAGTGAACTGTACCAGCAGTTTCTTCGTCTGAGGTCACTTTGCCTGAGACAAGCAGCTCTTCTTCATCAACTCACAACAGCTCTGCAGAAACAGCAAG GTGGCTTTGTTCCTAATGGAGAGTTGAGTGATATGATGTCCATCCCCGTCCAGTGTTCCCAAGAACTCCCCGTATATCTCCGAGAAACGCCTCAACCGTTAACAGTCGCGGCACTCAACCCTGCAGCCCAACGTGATGTCGATCGTCTCCCTCGAAACATGGGAACTTTTTATGATCTCCTCACTGAAGATATATCTAAGCTCTGTGTGGATGTGCCTCGTCAGGGAAAGGAAGACGGGAAGATGTTGGAGCACCCTGTTGCGCCCCTGTTGAGCCTCGACGTCATGAGGTGGCAAGGAGTCTCCTCCAATGTCTCAAATAACCCCGGGGGAGCAGATCATCGTTGTGGAGACAGGACGATGCACACAGTCGGG atGACTGCGACAGACTGTCACTCCCCGGTCGGAGACCCCCTGAGTCAGCCTGGCGGGATGCTGATGTCAGACGTGGCGCTGCAGTCTCATGTCTGTGAGTTCTGCCAGGCGATTTTTCCCGGAGACTCGACCACCAGAGGGGAGTTCCTACGTCATCTTTACACCCACGTCACCTAG